In Bacillus toyonensis BCT-7112, a single window of DNA contains:
- a CDS encoding NAD-dependent epimerase/dehydratase family protein, producing the protein MFQGERVGGMERVLIIGALTFVGYHLVNKMIAEEVEVYGLDFDEYDSMTKINEEKLLLIGRNALFTYYPIRDEDGWRSVEEENFDAVYFCLCEPNQQSGFRNERVILQYLKRIIKMCEENKVKLNLISSIEVGCTGESENKRLFSKVEEGLKKGELQYSVFRVPTLYGPWQPSFMMYHQLILSELDEKECRCTSEEKGSDLLYIEDVCEYLWGNGTNGEHLGIYNLLSGKRSLWEKGMNLLRADDKVNKNNKEERDEAAEDIPIKRNTPLEYGLNKQLAHMKKYKELYEG; encoded by the coding sequence TTGTTTCAAGGGGAAAGGGTTGGTGGTATGGAACGCGTGCTGATTATAGGTGCACTTACGTTTGTAGGTTATCACCTTGTGAATAAAATGATTGCAGAAGAAGTAGAAGTGTATGGTCTTGATTTTGATGAATATGATAGTATGACAAAAATTAATGAAGAGAAGTTATTGTTAATTGGGCGAAACGCTTTATTTACGTACTATCCAATAAGAGATGAAGATGGATGGAGATCAGTAGAGGAAGAGAATTTCGATGCAGTTTACTTTTGTTTGTGTGAACCAAACCAGCAAAGTGGCTTTCGGAATGAAAGAGTCATATTACAATATTTAAAGCGGATTATAAAAATGTGTGAAGAAAATAAAGTAAAGCTAAATCTAATTTCTTCTATTGAGGTAGGATGCACAGGGGAATCCGAAAATAAACGCCTATTTTCGAAAGTAGAAGAAGGGTTAAAAAAAGGGGAATTACAATATAGTGTATTTCGAGTTCCTACATTATATGGTCCGTGGCAACCATCCTTTATGATGTATCATCAGCTCATTTTATCAGAACTGGATGAGAAAGAGTGCCGTTGTACGAGTGAGGAAAAAGGAAGCGATTTACTTTACATTGAAGATGTATGCGAATACTTATGGGGAAATGGAACGAACGGAGAGCATCTCGGTATATACAATTTACTTAGTGGTAAACGGTCGTTATGGGAAAAAGGGATGAATCTTTTACGTGCAGATGATAAAGTGAATAAAAATAATAAGGAAGAAAGAGATGAAGCGGCCGAGGATATTCCGATAAAAAGAAATACCCCGTTAGAATACGGTTTAAATAAACAATTGGCACATATGAAAAAATATAAAGAGTTATACGAAGGATAG
- a CDS encoding YjbA family protein, whose translation MLYLHDVWVNWFEGEENGYNVCHFYEWRKDDTIELLDQVPLLKVDATLYHYIENELLELPQKLLEDVHHKAYIRKNHERLQQEYCFVVTDGKGIIAIDTIGYNVPIRKSRLIPRQEQMVYEMVENVQAEKYEFQVEETEKEHHILSPSPFIMNGLTRKERQLKQLLFMALDQLHTTKNTAEIRYWYTEWDPSAYGTVQHMEFEDIWARLYDEAKSGWSEKHEQLCERLVKGQPFFEKLWEMENEQKVN comes from the coding sequence ATGTTATATCTACATGATGTATGGGTAAATTGGTTTGAAGGTGAAGAAAATGGGTATAACGTTTGTCATTTTTACGAATGGCGGAAAGATGATACGATTGAACTATTAGATCAAGTGCCATTATTAAAAGTAGATGCCACATTATATCATTACATCGAGAACGAATTGTTAGAGCTTCCGCAAAAGTTGTTGGAAGACGTACATCATAAGGCTTATATTCGTAAAAATCATGAACGTTTGCAGCAAGAGTATTGCTTTGTTGTTACAGATGGAAAAGGAATTATTGCGATTGATACAATTGGTTACAATGTACCAATTAGAAAAAGTAGACTTATACCTCGCCAAGAGCAGATGGTATATGAGATGGTGGAAAACGTACAAGCAGAAAAGTATGAGTTCCAAGTAGAGGAAACAGAAAAGGAACATCATATTTTATCACCATCGCCTTTCATTATGAATGGCTTAACTCGTAAAGAGAGACAGCTAAAACAATTATTATTTATGGCGTTAGATCAATTACATACAACGAAAAACACAGCGGAAATTCGCTATTGGTACACAGAATGGGATCCGTCAGCATATGGAACGGTCCAACATATGGAATTTGAAGATATTTGGGCAAGACTATATGATGAAGCGAAATCAGGCTGGTCTGAGAAGCACGAACAATTATGCGAGCGCCTTGTAAAAGGACAGCCGTTTTTTGAAAAGTTATGGGAAATGGAAAATGAGCAAAAGGTAAATTAA
- the fabH gene encoding beta-ketoacyl-ACP synthase III translates to MNVGILGIGRYVPEKVVTNHDLEKVMDTSDEWIRTRTGIAERRIADETIDTSYMAVEASKKALEDAGISGEDIDLILVATVTPDRAFPAVACVIQEAIGAKHAAAMDLSAACAGFMYGMITAQQFIQTGTYKNVLVVGSDKLSKIVDWNDRNTAVLFGDGAGAIVMGAVSEGRGVLSFELGADGSGGKHLYQDEYVMMNGREVFKFAVRQLGDSCLRVLDKAGLTKEDVDFLVPHQANIRIMESARERLNLPQEKMSMTIEKFGNTSASSIPIAMVEELQNGRIQDGDLIILVGFGGGLTWGAVALRWGK, encoded by the coding sequence GTGAACGTGGGCATTTTAGGGATCGGAAGATATGTGCCAGAAAAAGTAGTCACAAATCACGATTTAGAGAAAGTAATGGATACATCCGATGAATGGATTCGTACGAGAACGGGAATTGCAGAAAGACGCATTGCCGATGAGACAATAGATACTTCATATATGGCCGTAGAGGCTTCTAAAAAAGCACTTGAAGATGCAGGGATTAGCGGAGAGGATATCGATCTTATTTTAGTGGCAACAGTAACGCCAGATCGTGCTTTTCCAGCAGTAGCTTGTGTGATTCAAGAGGCAATTGGAGCGAAACACGCAGCGGCAATGGATTTAAGTGCAGCGTGTGCTGGTTTTATGTACGGAATGATTACAGCACAGCAATTTATTCAAACTGGAACTTATAAAAATGTATTAGTAGTTGGTAGTGATAAACTATCTAAAATTGTAGACTGGAATGATCGAAACACAGCAGTACTATTTGGAGACGGAGCTGGCGCTATCGTAATGGGAGCTGTTTCAGAAGGAAGAGGCGTTTTATCTTTCGAATTAGGAGCAGACGGAAGTGGCGGCAAGCATCTTTATCAAGACGAGTATGTTATGATGAATGGCAGAGAAGTCTTTAAATTTGCTGTTCGTCAACTTGGAGATTCTTGTCTTCGTGTGTTAGATAAAGCTGGTCTTACGAAAGAGGATGTGGATTTCTTAGTACCACATCAAGCGAATATTCGTATTATGGAATCTGCGAGAGAGAGATTAAATTTACCACAAGAAAAAATGAGTATGACAATTGAAAAGTTCGGTAATACATCAGCTTCTTCCATTCCAATTGCAATGGTAGAGGAATTGCAAAATGGACGTATTCAAGACGGTGATTTAATTATACTTGTTGGTTTCGGCGGTGGATTAACATGGGGAGCAGTAGCTCTTCGTTGGGGTAAATAA
- a CDS encoding peptide ABC transporter substrate-binding protein, translating to MKKKIPLLLASTLTASMLLGACSYQKDDAKAKGKENATSSSNGKQILNLTELSEIPSMDASLASDSSSSTALNNTMEGLYRIGKDQKRMPGVAEDVEKLDDGKKYIFKLRKDAKWSNGEPVTAKDFVYSWKRAVNPDTKATYSYIMFDIKNAEKIHKKELPADQLGVKAIDDYTLEVELDNPVPYFIDLTVYPVFYPLNENFVKAQGDKFGLEANTTLYNGPFVMSDWKHEQSFQFKKNPSYWDNKTVKIEEINFNIVKNTATDVNLYETKAIDRAALTSEFVDKFRQSPEFQTRKEAGVAYLRFNQSNQYLSNKNLRKAISMSFDRDNIAKVILNNGAIGAYGFVGKDFAEGPNKKDFRAENGKLVETNPKEAKKLWETAKKELGTDKIELEFLNFDNEDAKKVGEFLKGEIEKNLPGLSIKIKQQPFAQKNKLEDSQQYDIAFGIWGPDFPDPISYLDMFVTNGSQNKTGYSNQKYDELILKAKTDTKDLQARWNNLLEVEKMLIKEDAVITPIFQKGSAYVVKGAVKDIIPINYGGKLTYKWASVEQK from the coding sequence ATGAAGAAAAAGATACCGTTATTACTTGCATCAACTTTAACTGCAAGTATGTTGCTTGGCGCGTGTAGCTACCAAAAAGATGACGCAAAAGCAAAAGGGAAAGAGAACGCTACGAGTAGTAGTAACGGAAAACAGATTCTTAATTTAACAGAGTTATCTGAAATTCCGTCAATGGATGCATCATTAGCATCTGACTCTTCATCTTCTACAGCATTAAATAATACGATGGAAGGTTTATATCGTATTGGCAAAGATCAAAAGAGAATGCCTGGCGTTGCAGAAGATGTCGAAAAGCTAGATGATGGGAAGAAATACATATTTAAATTAAGAAAAGATGCGAAATGGTCAAATGGGGAACCTGTAACAGCTAAAGACTTTGTGTATTCATGGAAAAGAGCCGTAAATCCAGATACAAAAGCAACGTATTCGTACATTATGTTCGATATTAAAAATGCAGAGAAAATTCATAAAAAAGAATTACCTGCTGACCAATTAGGTGTAAAAGCGATTGATGATTATACATTAGAAGTGGAATTAGACAATCCCGTTCCTTACTTTATCGATTTAACAGTTTATCCAGTATTTTACCCGCTAAATGAAAACTTTGTAAAAGCACAAGGTGATAAGTTTGGTTTAGAGGCAAATACAACATTATATAACGGTCCATTCGTTATGAGTGATTGGAAACATGAACAAAGTTTCCAATTCAAGAAGAATCCTTCATATTGGGATAATAAAACGGTTAAAATCGAAGAAATCAACTTTAATATTGTAAAAAATACAGCAACTGATGTAAATTTATATGAGACAAAAGCGATTGATCGTGCGGCTTTAACGTCTGAATTTGTTGATAAGTTTAGACAAAGCCCAGAGTTCCAAACAAGAAAAGAAGCAGGGGTTGCTTACTTAAGATTTAATCAAAGTAATCAGTACTTAAGTAATAAAAACTTAAGAAAAGCAATTTCAATGTCCTTTGACCGTGATAACATTGCGAAAGTTATTTTAAATAACGGTGCAATTGGAGCTTACGGATTTGTTGGAAAAGATTTCGCTGAAGGTCCGAATAAAAAAGATTTCCGAGCTGAAAATGGAAAGCTAGTTGAAACAAATCCAAAAGAAGCGAAAAAGCTTTGGGAAACAGCGAAGAAAGAGCTTGGAACTGATAAAATCGAACTAGAATTCTTAAACTTTGATAATGAAGATGCTAAAAAAGTTGGTGAATTCTTAAAAGGTGAGATAGAAAAGAACTTACCAGGTTTATCAATTAAAATTAAACAGCAACCATTCGCACAAAAAAATAAATTAGAAGATTCTCAGCAATATGATATTGCGTTTGGTATTTGGGGACCAGATTTTCCAGATCCAATCTCATATTTAGATATGTTTGTTACGAATGGTTCTCAAAATAAAACAGGGTATTCTAATCAGAAGTATGATGAGTTAATCCTAAAAGCTAAAACAGATACAAAAGATTTACAAGCTCGCTGGAACAACCTTCTAGAAGTAGAGAAGATGTTAATTAAAGAGGATGCAGTTATCACTCCAATCTTCCAAAAAGGTTCAGCGTATGTAGTAAAAGGTGCCGTAAAAGATATTATCCCAATTAACTATGGTGGTAAATTAACTTACAAATGGGCATCTGTTGAACAAAAATAA
- a CDS encoding DUF2268 domain-containing protein, with protein MGVVETAEWLHLYYGRPEKLCEKFTKYIPLPKERLYRFLISKGMYRPVMRGEREIKELEKKEIWKELRMEYDKLKNWLKGPDVPIFILLSDSYNRTVQEEYNGKAGLSMRHVIFLFVCGRNSVEELKVLLAHEYHHICRLHQIETKETEYTLLDTMIMEGLAEQAVTERYTEKNNAPWTKYLSKEEAIYYWQNVVQERISIKRGTREHDVLLNGLHSYPKMLGYALGFHIVKDCVAFEGEDTLSLLPIDAKEILSKANTFRIP; from the coding sequence ATGGGGGTTGTTGAAACAGCCGAGTGGTTACATCTATATTATGGACGGCCAGAAAAGCTTTGTGAGAAATTTACGAAGTATATTCCACTACCAAAAGAAAGGTTGTATCGTTTTTTAATTTCTAAAGGTATGTATCGCCCAGTAATGCGAGGAGAACGTGAAATTAAAGAATTAGAGAAAAAAGAAATTTGGAAAGAGTTACGTATGGAGTATGATAAATTGAAAAATTGGTTAAAAGGTCCGGATGTCCCTATCTTTATTTTATTATCAGATTCGTATAATCGAACTGTACAAGAAGAGTATAACGGAAAAGCTGGATTATCTATGCGTCACGTTATTTTCTTATTCGTATGTGGACGGAATTCGGTGGAAGAATTAAAAGTGTTATTGGCACATGAATATCACCACATATGCAGGTTACATCAAATTGAGACGAAAGAAACAGAGTATACGTTACTTGATACGATGATTATGGAAGGGTTAGCTGAGCAAGCAGTAACGGAAAGATATACAGAAAAAAATAATGCACCGTGGACGAAATATCTTTCAAAAGAAGAGGCGATTTATTATTGGCAAAACGTTGTTCAAGAAAGAATAAGTATAAAACGAGGAACGAGGGAGCATGACGTATTATTAAACGGACTTCATTCTTATCCGAAAATGCTTGGTTATGCGCTTGGATTTCACATTGTAAAAGATTGTGTAGCGTTTGAAGGGGAAGATACACTGTCTTTATTACCTATAGATGCGAAAGAAATATTGAGTAAAGCAAATACATTTCGTATTCCATGA
- the fabF gene encoding beta-ketoacyl-ACP synthase II translates to MEKKRVVITGLGAVTPIGTDVETAWENIKKGVSGIGRLTRIDPELFPAKVAAEINDFEVEKYIDKKEARRMDRFTQYAVAAAKMAVADAKLEITEENGPRIGVWIGSGIGGMETYEEQFKIFTEKGPRRVSPFFVPMMIPDMAAGQVSIATGAKGINTCSVTACASGANSIGDAFKAIQRGDADAMITGGAEAPLTSMAFAGFSSAKALTFNEDPATACRPFDKNRSGFVMGEGSGILILEELEHALARGAHIYAEIAGYGATGDAFHITMPAPGGEGGVRAMRQALADAGLEPEDIDYINAHGTSTDANEKYETMAIKETFGEHAYKVAISSTKSMTGHLLGAAGAVEAIFSIKSITDGVIPPTINYETPDPECDLDYVPNKARQQEVKAVLSNSLGFGGHNAVLVFKSYK, encoded by the coding sequence ATGGAAAAAAAGAGGGTCGTAATTACAGGACTAGGAGCTGTTACACCGATCGGAACAGATGTTGAAACAGCTTGGGAAAACATAAAAAAGGGTGTATCTGGAATCGGGCGACTTACAAGAATTGATCCGGAACTATTTCCAGCAAAAGTAGCAGCAGAAATTAACGACTTTGAAGTCGAGAAATATATTGATAAAAAAGAAGCGCGCCGTATGGATCGCTTTACACAATATGCAGTAGCAGCAGCGAAAATGGCAGTTGCGGATGCAAAGCTTGAAATTACAGAAGAAAACGGACCTCGAATTGGTGTATGGATTGGTTCTGGTATTGGTGGTATGGAAACATACGAAGAACAATTTAAGATTTTTACTGAGAAAGGTCCACGCCGCGTGAGTCCATTCTTCGTACCGATGATGATTCCAGACATGGCAGCAGGTCAAGTATCTATTGCGACTGGAGCGAAAGGAATTAACACTTGTTCTGTAACGGCTTGTGCATCTGGTGCAAACTCAATTGGTGATGCATTTAAAGCAATTCAGCGCGGTGATGCGGATGCAATGATTACAGGTGGAGCAGAAGCACCGTTAACAAGTATGGCATTCGCAGGATTTAGTTCAGCGAAAGCATTAACATTTAATGAAGATCCAGCAACTGCTTGCCGCCCATTTGATAAAAATCGTAGCGGTTTTGTAATGGGTGAAGGTTCAGGGATTCTAATTCTTGAAGAATTAGAGCATGCATTAGCACGTGGTGCTCACATTTATGCGGAAATCGCTGGTTATGGCGCAACTGGAGATGCATTCCATATTACAATGCCTGCTCCTGGCGGTGAAGGCGGAGTGCGTGCAATGCGTCAAGCTTTAGCGGATGCAGGTCTAGAGCCAGAAGATATCGATTACATTAATGCACATGGTACAAGTACAGATGCAAATGAAAAATACGAAACGATGGCAATTAAAGAAACTTTCGGTGAGCATGCATATAAAGTAGCCATTAGCTCAACGAAATCTATGACAGGTCACTTACTAGGTGCAGCTGGTGCTGTTGAAGCGATCTTCTCTATTAAATCAATTACGGACGGAGTAATTCCTCCAACAATTAACTATGAAACACCAGATCCAGAATGTGACTTAGATTACGTACCGAATAAAGCGAGACAGCAAGAAGTAAAAGCTGTATTAAGTAACTCACTAGGGTTCGGTGGTCATAACGCAGTATTAGTATTTAAATCGTATAAATAA
- the trpS gene encoding tryptophan--tRNA ligase, which yields MSVIFSGIQPSGTITLGNYLGAMKQFTELQNEHDCYFCIVNQHAITVPQDPIQLRKNIRSLAALYVACGIDPEKATLFVQSEVPAHAQLGWIMQSVAYVGELERMTQYKDKASGRDSVPAGLLTYPPLMAADILLYNTEIVPVGDDQKQHMELTRDLAERFNKRFREVFIVPEIRIPKVGARVMSLTEPTKKMSKSDPNPKSMISMLDEPKTIEKKIKSAVTDSEGIVKFDKENKPGISNLLTIYSSFSGKTVEEIEAMYEGKGYGDFKGDLAQVVVEAIRPIQDKYNELISSPELDEILDKGAEKANRVAFKQLRKVENAMGLSRKRR from the coding sequence ATGTCAGTTATCTTTTCTGGTATTCAGCCAAGCGGAACGATTACACTTGGAAACTATTTAGGGGCTATGAAGCAATTTACAGAGCTTCAAAACGAACACGATTGCTATTTCTGTATTGTAAACCAACATGCCATTACAGTACCTCAAGATCCTATACAACTTCGCAAAAACATTCGTAGTCTTGCTGCACTTTATGTAGCATGCGGCATCGATCCTGAAAAAGCTACTTTATTTGTACAATCAGAAGTACCTGCACACGCTCAACTAGGATGGATCATGCAATCTGTTGCTTACGTTGGAGAATTAGAGCGTATGACACAATATAAAGATAAAGCTTCAGGTAGAGATTCAGTTCCAGCTGGATTACTTACGTATCCACCATTAATGGCTGCTGATATTTTACTTTATAACACAGAAATCGTACCTGTTGGTGATGACCAAAAACAACATATGGAATTAACACGTGATCTAGCAGAGCGTTTCAACAAACGCTTCCGTGAAGTGTTCATAGTTCCTGAAATTCGTATTCCAAAAGTAGGAGCTCGCGTTATGTCATTAACAGAACCTACGAAAAAAATGAGTAAATCTGATCCGAATCCAAAATCAATGATCAGTATGCTTGATGAACCAAAAACAATTGAAAAGAAAATTAAAAGTGCTGTAACAGATTCAGAAGGTATCGTGAAATTCGATAAAGAAAATAAACCTGGAATCTCTAACCTATTAACAATTTACTCTTCATTCTCAGGAAAAACAGTTGAAGAAATAGAAGCAATGTACGAAGGAAAAGGATACGGCGACTTCAAAGGCGACCTAGCACAAGTAGTCGTAGAAGCAATTCGCCCAATCCAAGACAAATATAACGAACTAATCAGCTCCCCAGAACTAGACGAAATTCTAGACAAAGGTGCCGAAAAAGCAAACCGCGTTGCATTCAAACAACTACGCAAAGTAGAAAACGCAATGGGACTAAGCAGAAAACGTAGGTAA
- a CDS encoding YjzD family protein, giving the protein MRFIWALIWSFALVHMMSYVIGSMTGGTYDFNQASIFSVVLAVLVLAISAAIPNEPVEQH; this is encoded by the coding sequence ATGCGTTTCATTTGGGCATTAATTTGGTCGTTCGCGCTTGTACATATGATGAGCTACGTAATCGGCTCTATGACTGGCGGTACATACGATTTTAACCAAGCGTCTATTTTCTCAGTTGTTCTTGCGGTATTAGTATTAGCGATTTCAGCTGCAATTCCAAACGAGCCAGTAGAACAACACTAA
- a CDS encoding DUF3899 domain-containing protein produces MNKVFFHTCILIFIAMIASSIGAFLISSQFLLNFVNISFYIALFFILIGGFLFIFQNGFFNVTLYAFQRVFGTNKKIDSLIEESEEPVNKKERIYKTYSFKWTYPICITGIILGAFSTLISFTILM; encoded by the coding sequence TTGAATAAAGTTTTTTTTCATACTTGTATACTAATTTTTATAGCGATGATTGCTTCTAGTATTGGTGCATTCCTCATTTCATCTCAATTTTTGTTGAACTTTGTCAACATCTCGTTTTATATCGCGCTATTTTTTATTCTGATAGGTGGTTTTTTATTCATATTTCAAAATGGATTTTTCAATGTAACTCTTTACGCTTTCCAGAGAGTATTTGGCACGAACAAAAAAATAGACTCGTTAATTGAAGAATCCGAGGAACCGGTGAATAAGAAAGAACGTATTTATAAAACATATTCATTCAAATGGACATATCCTATTTGTATTACAGGTATCATACTCGGAGCGTTCTCGACTCTCATTAGCTTTACTATTTTGATGTAG
- the opp3b gene encoding oligopeptide ABC transporter permease — MGRYVLKRFVYMALTLFLITTLTFFLMKLLPGSPLKNQEKLSPAQKEIILEKYGLNDPVPVQYARYLGNLAKGDLGVSFQYDNRPVTDMIVDRIGPSAQLGLQAIILGTFIGLILGIVAALRNNTWVDYSATVISVLGMSVPSFVFAALLQYFVGVKLGWFPVAFWKGPEFTVMPTIALSMGVIATIARFSRAELIEVMQSDYILTAKAKGISQGVIIVKHALRNALIPVVTILGPMVAALITGTLVIEQIYAVPGLGEQFVKSITLNDYTVIMGTTIFYSAIFILVIFIVDILYGIIDPRIRLAGGKK; from the coding sequence ATGGGACGTTATGTATTAAAACGTTTCGTGTACATGGCTTTGACATTATTTTTAATTACTACACTGACTTTCTTTTTGATGAAATTACTTCCGGGTTCTCCGCTTAAAAACCAGGAGAAGCTATCACCGGCACAAAAAGAAATCATTCTTGAAAAATACGGATTAAATGATCCGGTACCAGTTCAATACGCACGTTACTTAGGTAACTTAGCAAAAGGTGATTTAGGGGTATCATTCCAATATGATAACCGCCCAGTAACAGACATGATTGTGGATCGTATTGGACCATCAGCCCAATTAGGTTTACAAGCGATTATATTAGGGACATTTATCGGTTTAATTTTAGGTATTGTTGCCGCACTTCGTAATAATACGTGGGTGGATTATAGTGCAACAGTTATTTCGGTACTCGGAATGTCGGTACCATCATTCGTATTCGCCGCATTACTACAATATTTCGTAGGGGTAAAACTTGGTTGGTTCCCGGTAGCATTCTGGAAAGGACCAGAGTTTACTGTAATGCCTACAATTGCATTATCGATGGGAGTTATCGCAACAATCGCACGTTTCTCTCGTGCAGAATTAATTGAAGTTATGCAGTCAGACTATATTTTAACAGCGAAAGCAAAAGGAATTAGTCAAGGCGTTATCATTGTAAAACACGCACTTCGTAACGCGTTAATTCCAGTTGTAACAATTTTAGGACCAATGGTTGCGGCATTAATTACAGGAACACTTGTTATCGAGCAAATTTATGCTGTACCAGGACTTGGGGAACAATTCGTTAAATCGATTACTTTAAATGACTATACAGTTATTATGGGAACTACGATTTTCTATAGTGCAATCTTCATTTTAGTTATTTTCATTGTCGATATTTTATACGGAATTATTGATCCTCGTATTCGTTTAGCGGGAGGGAAAAAATGA
- a CDS encoding ComZ family protein encodes MNEKSMQFLQIAMKHLPEAKAILDSNGIELDMEKAQPVLELLMKVMNEAYELGKADKE; translated from the coding sequence ATGAACGAAAAAAGCATGCAATTTTTACAAATCGCAATGAAGCATTTACCAGAGGCAAAGGCAATTTTAGATTCGAATGGAATTGAGCTTGATATGGAGAAGGCACAACCAGTGTTAGAGTTATTAATGAAAGTTATGAATGAAGCATATGAGCTTGGGAAAGCAGACAAAGAATAA
- the opp3C gene encoding oligopeptide ABC transporter permease: MMKDVQKLSPDLFQQANQNNVDNEVIARPSLTFWQDVRRRLFQHKGAMLGLVLLVIIALLAIFGPMVSKHSYKEQDLGRAKLPPKIPVIENVHWLPFDGTDQYGVDQYEKRDIKEYFWFGTDDLGRDLWTRTWEGTRVSLYIALLAAAIDLVIGVAYGGISAFYGGRVDNIMQRIMEIINGIPYLIIVILMVIIMGSGIWSITLAMAITGWIGMSRIVRGQILKLKNQEYVLASRTLGATNTQLIVKHLIPNVMGPIIVMTMFTIPSAVFGEAFLSFIGLGIQPPFASLGSLVNDGYKSIQTYPHMMFIPAVVISMLILAFNLMADGLRDALDPKMRK, encoded by the coding sequence ATGATGAAAGATGTACAAAAATTATCTCCAGATTTATTTCAACAAGCCAATCAAAATAATGTTGATAATGAAGTCATTGCCCGTCCAAGCTTAACGTTTTGGCAAGATGTAAGAAGACGTTTGTTCCAACATAAAGGTGCGATGCTTGGCCTTGTATTATTAGTAATCATTGCGCTATTGGCGATTTTTGGACCGATGGTAAGTAAACACTCGTATAAAGAGCAAGATTTAGGTCGTGCGAAATTACCACCAAAAATTCCAGTTATTGAAAATGTTCATTGGTTACCATTTGACGGTACAGATCAATATGGTGTTGACCAATATGAAAAACGTGATATTAAAGAGTACTTCTGGTTTGGTACAGATGATCTTGGCCGTGACTTATGGACAAGAACATGGGAAGGTACACGCGTATCATTATATATCGCTCTTTTAGCAGCAGCAATTGACTTAGTAATTGGGGTTGCATACGGAGGTATTTCAGCATTCTACGGCGGTAGAGTAGATAATATTATGCAACGTATTATGGAGATTATTAACGGTATTCCATACTTAATCATCGTTATTTTAATGGTAATCATTATGGGATCTGGTATTTGGTCGATTACACTCGCGATGGCGATTACAGGTTGGATAGGGATGTCGCGGATTGTTCGTGGACAAATCTTAAAGTTAAAAAACCAAGAATATGTATTAGCATCTCGTACATTAGGTGCAACGAACACGCAATTAATTGTAAAACACTTAATTCCAAACGTAATGGGACCTATTATCGTAATGACAATGTTTACAATTCCATCAGCGGTGTTTGGTGAAGCGTTCTTAAGTTTCATTGGTTTAGGAATTCAGCCACCATTCGCGTCACTTGGTTCTCTTGTAAATGATGGTTATAAATCTATTCAAACGTATCCACACATGATGTTCATCCCTGCGGTTGTCATCAGTATGTTAATTCTAGCATTCAACTTAATGGCAGATGGATTACGCGATGCGTTAGATCCAAAAATGCGTAAGTAA